A single Chaetodon trifascialis isolate fChaTrf1 chromosome 18, fChaTrf1.hap1, whole genome shotgun sequence DNA region contains:
- the LOC139346525 gene encoding zinc finger protein ZFP2-like → MSSGLLEPPEGEQLCVFLLREEEEEEEVEERRREVGCQWESPEEERREVGCQSDSAERRDAAVQVDLLTQQLSWRHTGSSAMLLQCFAVRPDGPDGGALLQHCTTNRTRTRTVQPAVRLSPKPTQTRSRSQRRPPPGSSNGARWSPAQRRLRRVTPVTEHQQDEEMEEEEEEEEEEEEAEMVEEDTGDPTWTPAEGGVHSHPSALEDVQLDSESQHAPLRVVKLEPGTTMCDVCGKVMKNKSSLARHSFIHTGKKPFACHLCDLRFNRRDNLQHHLNRLHPNGVAKLEKQREVQAWLCAVCGKTFSCRSRLKTHEVIHSGVKPHRCDLCPKAYMRTNDLEHHKKIAHVDGAVESQRSSSLLCDFCGKEFKCRSQLSIHFQTHTGERPHLCDICGRKFGRQYQLKRHKTLVHGNRANGEENQPCDAPFACDVCGKRMKSEALLAAHSRIHSGDKPHRCGICLRSFQRATCLKQHHVRVHLRVRVNEAPHGIGRRKSSAEAKTFPCPICGKVFKFKSLLASHSLIHSEIRPYGCDFCSRSFRRLSHLKRHREVVHANGERLPQSFVCHICGKDKKCRSQLARHIIIHTGERPFACDLCTARFNRSGNLQQHRKRMHGVGTAPVEEAPPILFDDDMMPALTYKQEETVVAVDAVTEGCEPSEETDGVQLVTT, encoded by the exons ATGTCGTCTGGACTCCTGGAGCCTCCTGAAGGAGAACAACTCTGTGTCTTCctgctgagagaggaggaggaggaggaagaggtggaggagaggaggagggaggtgggcTGCCAATGGGAGAgtccagaggaggagaggagggaggtgggcTGTCAGAGCGACTccgcagagaggagagacgctGCTGTCCAGGTGGACCTGCTgactcagcagctcagctggagacacacag GCTCGTCTGcgatgctgctgcagtgtttcgCCGTCAGACCGGATGGACCGGATGGCGgcgctctgctgcagcactgcaccACCAACCGGACCAGAACCAGGACCGTCCAGCCCGCCGTCAGACTCTCCCCCAAACCCACCcagaccaggtccaggtccCAGAGGAGACCGCCTCCTGGGAGCTCCAACGGTGCCCGGTGGAGTCCAGCTCAGCGCCGCCTCCGTCGAGTGACACCTGTGACTGAGCACCAACAGGacgaggagatggaggaggaggaggaggaggaggaggaggaggaggaggcggagatggtggaggaggaCACAGGAGATCCCACCTGGACTCCAGCTGAAGGAG GTGTCCACTCTCATCCCTCGGCCCTCGAGGACGTTCAGCTGGACTCAgagtcccagcatgcacctctCCGTGTGGTGAAGCTGGAGCCCGGCACCACCATGTGTGACGTGTGCGGTAAAGTGATGAAAAATAAGTCGAGCCTGGCCCGACACTCCTTCATCCACACGGGGAAGAAGCCGTTCGCCTGCCACCTGTGCGACCTGCGCTTCAACCGCCGCGACAACCTGCAGCACCACCTGAACCGGTTACATCCCAACGGCGTCGCCAAGCTGGAGAAGCAGCGCGAGGTTCAGGCCTGGCTGTGCGCCGTCTGCGGGAAAACCTTCAGCTGCAGGTCCCGGCTGAAAACCCACGAGGTCATCCACTCGGGGGTGAAACCTCACCGCTGCGACCTCTGCCCCAAAGCCTACATGAGGACCAACGACCTGGAGCACCACAAGAAGATCGCCCACGTCGATGGCGCCGTAGAGAGCCAGCGGTCGAGCTCGCTGCTCTGCGACTTCTGCGGCAAAGAGTTCAAATGCAGGTCGCAGCTGTCCATCCACTTTCAGACTCACACCGGAGAGCGGCCGCACCTCTGCGACATCTGCGGACGCAAATTTGGCCGCCAATACCAGCTCAAGCGCCATAAAACCCTTGTCCACGGCAACCGAGCAAATGGCGAGGAGAACCAGCCGTGCGACGCGCCGTTTGCCTGCGACGTCTGTGGGAAGCGGATGAAATCTGAAGCGCTCCTCGCCGCTCACTCCCGCATCCACTCGGGCGACAAACCTCACCGCTGTGGCATCTGTCTGCGCAGCTTCCAGCGCGCCACCTGCCTGAAGCAGCACCACGTACGCGTTCACCTGAGGGTCAGAGTGAACGAGGCGCCGCACGGCATCGGACGCAGGAAGAGCTCAGCGGAGGCCAAGACGTTCCCGTGTCCGATCTGCGGCAAAGTCTTCAAATTCAAGTCTCTGCTGGCGAGTCACTCCCTGATCCATAGCGAGATCCGACCGTACGGCTGCGACTTCTGCAGCCGCAGCTTCAGGCGCCTGAGTCACCTGAAGAGGCACCGCGAGGTCGTCCATGCCAACGGAGAGCGCCTGCCGCAGAGCTTCGTATGCCACATCTGCGGCAAAGACAAGAAGTGCCGCTCGCAGCTTGCCAGACACATCATCATCCACACTGGGGAGCGCCCGTTCGCCTGCGACCTCTGCACCGCCCGCTTCAACCGCAGCGGgaacctgcagcagcacaggaagcGCATGCACGGTGTTGGGACGGCGCCCGTGGAGGAAGCCCCGCCCATCCTGTTCGACGACGACATGATGCCCGCCCTGACGtacaaacaggaagagacagtGGTGGCCGTCGATGCCGTGACCGAGGGCTGCGAGCCGAGCGAAGAGACGGACGGCGTTCAGCTCGTCACCACCTGA